From the genome of Vicia villosa cultivar HV-30 ecotype Madison, WI linkage group LG2, Vvil1.0, whole genome shotgun sequence, one region includes:
- the LOC131647957 gene encoding early nodulin-like protein 9 isoform X2, which yields MATLIHALAMFCFLALMHKGDSYEFVVGGQQGWSVPSDPNANPFNQWAEKSRFQVGDSLVFNYQSGKDSVTEVNSQQDYENCNTDASGKSSDGHTVIKLDKSGPHYFISGIKDNCLKNEKLLVIVLADRTNRNSNQTATTPSPSPSVPVSPSPSPLSSHTSDALTPSLPPSQLNGSFPPPPLQQVGSAPPLGTDVTNPATPTTSPVSESPPPPPPNAASSILLSFGCSVGALMVSLLVFSK from the exons ATGGCTACCTTAATTCATGCACTGGCTATGTTTTGTTTCTTGGCTTTGATGCATAAGGGTGACTCCTATGAGTTTGTAGTTGGAGGCCAACAGGGTTGGAGTGTTCCAAGTGATCCTAATGCTAATCCTTTCAATCAATGGGCAGAAAAGAGCAGGTTTCAAGTAGGAGACTCCCTAG TGTTCAATTACCAATCTGGCAAAGACTCGGTCACTGAAGTAAACAGCCAACAAGACTATGAGAACTGCAACACTGATGCATCTGGAAAATCCTCTGATGGCCACACGGTAATCAAACTCGACAAATCAGGTCCTCACTATTTCATAAGTGGAATCAAAGATAACTGTCTTAAGAATGAGAAACTATTGGTGATTGTTCTTGCTGACAGAACCAACAGAAACTCAAACCAAACAGCAACAActccttctccttctccttctgTTCCTGTTTCTCCCTCTCCTTCTCCTTTATCCTCGCACACGTCAGATGCATTGACTCCTTCCCTACCACCTTCTCAGCTAAATGGTTCGTTTCCTCCACCAC CTCTTCAGCAAGTAGGGTCAGCTCCACCGCTAGGGACTGATGTGACAAATCCTGCTACTCCGACTACATCTCCGGTTTCTGaatctcctcctcctcctcctcctaatGCTGCTTCTTCAATCTTGCTTAGCTTTGGTTGTTCTGTTGGAGCACTCATGGTTTCACTTCTGGTTTTTTCCAAGTGA
- the LOC131647957 gene encoding early nodulin-like protein 9 isoform X1: MATLIHALAMFCFLALMHKGDSYEFVVGGQQGWSVPSDPNANPFNQWAEKSRFQVGDSLVFNYQSGKDSVTEVNSQQDYENCNTDASGKSSDGHTVIKLDKSGPHYFISGIKDNCLKNEKLLVIVLADRTNRNSNQTATTPSPSPSVPVSPSPSPLSSHTSDALTPSLPPSQLNGSFPPPPSQLDGSSPPPLQQVGSAPPLGTDVTNPATPTTSPVSESPPPPPPNAASSILLSFGCSVGALMVSLLVFSK, encoded by the exons ATGGCTACCTTAATTCATGCACTGGCTATGTTTTGTTTCTTGGCTTTGATGCATAAGGGTGACTCCTATGAGTTTGTAGTTGGAGGCCAACAGGGTTGGAGTGTTCCAAGTGATCCTAATGCTAATCCTTTCAATCAATGGGCAGAAAAGAGCAGGTTTCAAGTAGGAGACTCCCTAG TGTTCAATTACCAATCTGGCAAAGACTCGGTCACTGAAGTAAACAGCCAACAAGACTATGAGAACTGCAACACTGATGCATCTGGAAAATCCTCTGATGGCCACACGGTAATCAAACTCGACAAATCAGGTCCTCACTATTTCATAAGTGGAATCAAAGATAACTGTCTTAAGAATGAGAAACTATTGGTGATTGTTCTTGCTGACAGAACCAACAGAAACTCAAACCAAACAGCAACAActccttctccttctccttctgTTCCTGTTTCTCCCTCTCCTTCTCCTTTATCCTCGCACACGTCAGATGCATTGACTCCTTCCCTACCACCTTCTCAGCTAAATGGTTCGTTTCCTCCACCACCTTCTCAGCTAGATGGTTCATCTCCACCACCTCTTCAGCAAGTAGGGTCAGCTCCACCGCTAGGGACTGATGTGACAAATCCTGCTACTCCGACTACATCTCCGGTTTCTGaatctcctcctcctcctcctcctaatGCTGCTTCTTCAATCTTGCTTAGCTTTGGTTGTTCTGTTGGAGCACTCATGGTTTCACTTCTGGTTTTTTCCAAGTGA
- the LOC131651087 gene encoding protein MAIN-LIKE 2-like codes for MGECTVTLEDVHILLGLSTNGKAVFGNVQQPNVLCEQMLGVDLIEGEGRERGRDQGTGNSVNFMYSSLLEDIDEIKTYSWGSVVLAYLYCSLCKNTKYDSCTFYGCAFFLQTWGWWRMPVLAPKNPHIYIFPYASRFNATELDYTKTPVNKIIFYRQLYDRLRPHDFIWRP; via the exons atgggTGAATGTACCGTTACGCTAGAGGATGTGCACATATTATTGGGTCTCTCAACAAATGGAAAAGCAGTGtttggaaatgtccaacaacccAATGTTCTATGCGAGCAAATGTTGGGTGTAGATTTAATTGAGGGTGAGGGCCGAGAAAGAGGGAGGGACCAAG gcacgggaaaTAGTGTAAATTTTATGTACTCGTCTTTGCTTGAGGACATTGATGAAATCAAGACGTATAGTTGGGGTTCTGTGGTGTTGGCTTACCTCTACTGCTCCTTGTGCAAAAATACAAAATATGATAGTTGTACATTTTATGGATGTGCATTCTTCCTACAAACATGGGGATGGTGGAGAATGCCAGTATTGGCCCCTAAAAACCCACACATATACATCTTCCCTTACGCGTCAAG GTTTAATGCAACTGAGTTGGATTACACCAAAACGCctgtaaacaaaataattttttaccgCCAACTTTATGATCGACTTCGACCCCATGAT tttatttggagaccATAG